In the Egibacteraceae bacterium genome, one interval contains:
- the cysD gene encoding sulfate adenylyltransferase subunit CysD, producing MAYALSHLDALEAEAVHIFREAVAERERPALLFSGGKDSAVLLRLAEKALRPGRFPFPVVHIDTGHNFPEVIAFRDRAVERLGERLIVASVQDSIDAGRVVEDNGPRASRNQLQTVTLLDAIAEHGFDALFGGARRDEERARAKERVFSHRDEFGQWDPKNQRPELWNLYNARCRKGEHFRVFPISNWTEMDVWQYVARERIELPEIYFSHQREVFNRDGMLYAVSEFVQRLEGEEPFTETVRFRTVGDMTCTAGVKSTASTLDEVIAEVATADITERGATRADDRVSEAAMEDRKREGYF from the coding sequence ATGGCATACGCGCTCAGCCACCTCGACGCGCTCGAAGCCGAGGCTGTCCACATCTTCCGGGAGGCCGTCGCCGAGCGCGAACGCCCCGCGCTGCTGTTCTCCGGCGGCAAGGACTCCGCCGTTCTGCTGCGGCTGGCCGAGAAGGCGCTCCGCCCCGGGCGGTTCCCGTTCCCCGTCGTGCACATCGACACCGGACACAACTTCCCCGAGGTGATCGCCTTCCGCGACCGGGCGGTCGAGCGGCTCGGCGAGCGGCTGATCGTCGCCAGCGTGCAGGACTCCATCGACGCGGGGCGCGTGGTCGAGGACAACGGTCCGCGCGCCAGCCGCAACCAGCTGCAGACCGTCACGCTGCTCGACGCGATCGCCGAGCACGGCTTCGACGCGCTGTTCGGGGGGGCCCGCCGCGACGAGGAGCGCGCCCGCGCCAAGGAACGGGTGTTCAGCCACCGCGACGAGTTCGGGCAGTGGGACCCGAAGAACCAGCGCCCGGAGCTCTGGAACCTCTACAACGCGCGCTGCCGCAAGGGCGAGCACTTCCGGGTCTTCCCCATCTCCAACTGGACGGAGATGGACGTCTGGCAGTACGTCGCGCGTGAGCGCATCGAGCTGCCGGAGATCTACTTCTCCCATCAGCGCGAGGTCTTCAACCGCGACGGCATGCTCTACGCCGTGAGCGAGTTCGTGCAGCGCCTTGAGGGCGAGGAGCCGTTCACCGAGACGGTGCGCTTCCGCACCGTCGGAGACATGACGTGCACCGCCGGGGTGAAGTCGACGGCGTCAACGCTCGACGAGGTGATCGCCGAGGTCGCTACCGCCGACATCACCGAACGGGGCGCCACCCGCGCCGACGACCGCGTGAGCGAGGCGGCGATGGAGGACCGCAAGCGAGAAGGCTACTTCTAG
- a CDS encoding RNA polymerase sigma factor, which translates to MESDAVGQLVAAAQANAPWAFARLYRHFSAAVCGYLRAQGAEDPEGLTNEVFLGAFRRLGAFTGDGDGFRSWLFTIAHHRLVDDRRRRARTLATAPLDRSVDPRAGGDVEDDALARLAGGEAMALLDGLPPDQRAVLTLRVVADLSIAETAGILGKQPGAVKSLQHRALEALRRKLSHEGVSA; encoded by the coding sequence ATGGAATCCGACGCCGTGGGCCAGCTCGTGGCCGCCGCGCAGGCGAACGCCCCCTGGGCGTTCGCGCGCCTCTACCGCCATTTCTCGGCGGCGGTCTGCGGCTACCTGCGCGCGCAGGGGGCGGAGGACCCCGAGGGGCTCACGAACGAGGTGTTCCTCGGCGCGTTCCGGCGTCTTGGCGCGTTCACCGGCGACGGTGACGGCTTCCGGTCGTGGTTGTTCACCATCGCCCACCACCGCCTCGTCGACGACCGCCGGCGGCGTGCGCGCACGCTGGCGACCGCCCCGCTCGACCGCAGCGTCGACCCCCGCGCCGGCGGTGACGTGGAGGACGACGCCCTCGCGCGCCTCGCCGGTGGGGAGGCCATGGCCCTGCTCGACGGTCTTCCCCCCGACCAGCGGGCCGTGCTGACCCTGCGCGTCGTCGCCGACCTGAGCATCGCGGAGACCGCGGGGATCCTCGGCAAGCAGCCCGGCGCCGTGAAGTCGCTGCAGCACCGGGCCCTCGAGGCGCTGCGCAGAAAGCTGTCGCACGAAGGCGTATCCGCGTGA
- a CDS encoding SLC13 family permease — protein MTWQAWVTLAVVAATVGVLARNLVPPAVAVLGATVALLLVGVIDADQAFTGFANPAPVTVAALYVLARAVEVTGVLDPLITRILGNHRADTAGVAGSGPPPGTFGRLARLVAPTAAMSSVLNNTPIVAMTAPQVADWAARRGESGSPLLMPLSFAAILGGTVTAIGTSTNLVVSGLLENAGQAPLGMFEITRVGVPLVLGGVLLLLFLAPRVLPYRQAALQTFEESIREFSVAMRVLPGGPLDGATVEVAGLRHLQGVFLARIDRGKQLIAPVDPDEPLAGDDVLTFVGKVSQIVDLQTKRGLVTTEEHHLAGLKDERQAFFEAVIGQSSSLVGRTLKSVGFRGRYDAVVLAIHRAGQRVDAKLGEVTLRPGDTLLLLADQSFYARWRESQDFLLVARIGGTPPGRIRKAPLVGGIALAMIVLATTGVMPILNAALVAAFALVAVGALTLREARDAVDLNVIVLIAAAFGLGEAVMTTGLADRLASLLVGSLEGYGTLGALVGVVLATIMLTELITNNAAAVLMFPIAVSTAGQVGGSPRGFAIAVAVAASASFLTPIGYQTNTMVYGLGGYRFGDYVRLGLPLTVLVVVIVAAVVPLGWP, from the coding sequence GTGACCTGGCAGGCGTGGGTGACGCTCGCGGTCGTCGCCGCCACCGTCGGGGTGCTCGCCCGCAACCTCGTGCCTCCGGCGGTCGCCGTCCTCGGCGCGACGGTGGCGCTGCTGCTCGTCGGCGTGATCGACGCCGATCAGGCGTTCACCGGCTTCGCGAACCCCGCCCCCGTCACCGTGGCGGCCCTCTACGTCCTCGCCCGCGCGGTCGAGGTCACGGGTGTCCTCGACCCGCTCATCACCCGGATCCTCGGCAACCACCGGGCGGACACGGCCGGCGTCGCGGGAAGCGGGCCTCCTCCCGGGACCTTCGGGCGCCTCGCGCGCCTCGTGGCACCGACCGCGGCCATGTCGTCGGTGCTCAACAACACCCCGATCGTGGCGATGACCGCCCCCCAGGTCGCCGACTGGGCGGCGCGACGCGGCGAGTCGGGGTCGCCGCTGCTCATGCCCCTGTCGTTCGCGGCGATCCTCGGCGGCACGGTCACCGCCATCGGCACCTCCACGAACCTCGTCGTCTCCGGGTTGCTCGAGAACGCCGGCCAGGCCCCCCTCGGCATGTTCGAGATCACCCGGGTCGGAGTGCCGCTCGTACTTGGGGGCGTGCTGCTCCTCCTCTTCCTCGCCCCGCGGGTGCTCCCCTACCGGCAGGCGGCGCTGCAGACGTTCGAGGAGAGCATCCGCGAGTTCAGCGTCGCCATGCGGGTCCTGCCGGGCGGCCCGCTGGACGGTGCGACGGTGGAGGTGGCGGGGCTGCGCCACCTCCAGGGCGTGTTCCTCGCCCGCATCGACCGCGGCAAGCAGCTCATCGCGCCGGTCGATCCCGACGAGCCGCTTGCCGGCGACGACGTCCTCACGTTCGTGGGCAAGGTGTCGCAGATCGTCGACCTGCAGACCAAGCGCGGCCTCGTGACCACCGAGGAGCACCACCTCGCCGGGCTGAAGGACGAACGCCAGGCCTTCTTCGAGGCGGTCATCGGCCAGAGCTCCTCACTCGTCGGCCGGACGCTCAAGTCGGTGGGCTTCCGCGGACGCTACGACGCCGTCGTGCTCGCGATCCACCGGGCCGGCCAGCGGGTCGACGCGAAGCTCGGCGAGGTGACGCTGCGGCCGGGCGACACGCTGCTGCTCCTCGCCGACCAGAGCTTCTACGCGCGCTGGCGGGAGTCCCAGGACTTTCTGCTCGTCGCCCGCATCGGTGGCACGCCGCCGGGGCGCATCCGCAAGGCTCCGCTCGTCGGAGGCATCGCCCTCGCGATGATCGTGCTCGCCACGACCGGCGTCATGCCGATCCTCAACGCCGCGCTCGTCGCGGCCTTCGCGCTCGTCGCCGTCGGGGCCCTCACGCTGCGGGAGGCACGCGACGCCGTCGACCTCAACGTCATCGTGCTCATCGCCGCCGCGTTCGGCCTCGGGGAGGCGGTGATGACGACCGGACTCGCCGACCGCCTCGCGAGCCTGCTCGTCGGCAGCCTCGAGGGCTACGGGACGCTCGGTGCGCTCGTCGGCGTCGTCCTCGCCACGATCATGCTCACCGAGCTGATCACGAACAACGCCGCGGCGGTGCTCATGTTCCCGATCGCCGTGTCGACCGCCGGCCAGGTGGGTGGCAGCCCGCGCGGCTTCGCGATCGCGGTCGCCGTCGCGGCGAGCGCGTCCTTCCTCACCCCGATCGGCTACCAGACGAACACGATGGTCTACGGGCTCGGCGGTTACCGCTTCGGGGACTATGTACGGCTCGGCCTGCCGCTCACGGTCCTCGTCGTCGTCATAGTGGCCGCCGTCGTGCCACTCGGCTGGCCATGA
- a CDS encoding GTP-binding protein gives MPVTDMHPLSPTALDMDLLRFSTAGSVDDGKSTLIGRLLLDSKQIFVDQLAHVEQASRRQGFDRTELALLTDGLRAEREQGITIDVAYRYFATPRRKFIIADTPGHPQYTRNMVTGASTTNLAVVLVDARNGMTEQSRRHAFLASLLRIPHLVVCVNKMDLVGWSEARFEEIRTQFTAFAAKLAVADVVFIPISALHGDNVVDRSTHMPWFGGTPLLYHLEHVHIASDRNLVDVRFPVQWVIRPQTDAHHDYRGYAGQVAGGVLKPGDDAVVLPSGLEAMISAVETFDGPLAEAFPPMSVVVRLADDIDVSRGDMVCRPGNRPHVGQDLDAMVCWMAERPLEPRRMYALKHTTRSARAMVTDLRYRLDVNTLHRDETATRLSLNDIGRVRLRATAPICYDPYARNRTTGSFILVDEQANTTVGAGMLTDPGLAGG, from the coding sequence ATGCCGGTCACCGACATGCACCCGCTGTCGCCCACCGCGCTCGACATGGACCTGCTGCGCTTCTCGACCGCCGGCAGCGTCGACGACGGCAAGTCGACGTTGATCGGCCGGCTCCTCCTCGACAGCAAGCAGATCTTCGTCGACCAGCTCGCGCACGTGGAGCAGGCCAGCCGCCGGCAGGGCTTCGACCGCACCGAGCTCGCCCTGCTCACCGACGGCCTCCGCGCCGAACGCGAGCAGGGCATCACGATCGACGTCGCCTACCGCTACTTCGCCACGCCGCGGCGCAAGTTCATCATTGCCGACACCCCCGGCCACCCGCAGTACACCCGCAACATGGTGACGGGCGCGTCGACGACGAACCTCGCCGTCGTGCTCGTCGACGCCCGCAACGGGATGACCGAGCAGTCGCGCCGCCACGCGTTTCTCGCCAGCTTGCTGCGCATCCCCCACCTCGTCGTCTGCGTGAACAAGATGGACCTCGTCGGGTGGTCCGAGGCACGTTTCGAGGAGATCCGCACGCAGTTCACCGCCTTCGCAGCCAAGCTCGCGGTCGCCGACGTCGTGTTCATCCCCATCTCGGCGCTGCACGGCGACAACGTCGTGGACCGCAGCACGCACATGCCCTGGTTCGGGGGCACGCCGCTGCTCTACCACCTCGAGCACGTGCACATCGCCAGTGACCGCAACCTCGTCGACGTCCGCTTCCCCGTCCAGTGGGTTATCCGGCCGCAGACCGACGCCCACCACGACTACCGCGGCTACGCCGGCCAAGTCGCCGGCGGGGTGCTGAAGCCCGGCGACGACGCGGTCGTGCTGCCCTCGGGGCTCGAGGCGATGATCAGCGCGGTGGAGACCTTCGACGGCCCGCTCGCCGAGGCGTTCCCCCCCATGAGCGTCGTCGTGCGCCTCGCCGACGACATCGACGTGTCCCGCGGCGACATGGTCTGCCGGCCCGGCAACCGTCCCCACGTCGGCCAGGACCTCGACGCGATGGTCTGCTGGATGGCCGAACGGCCACTCGAGCCACGGCGGATGTACGCGCTCAAGCACACCACCCGGTCCGCGCGTGCGATGGTCACGGACCTTCGCTACCGGCTCGACGTGAACACGCTGCACCGCGACGAGACGGCCACCCGCCTGTCGCTCAACGACATCGGCCGGGTCCGGCTGCGCGCCACGGCGCCGATCTGCTACGACCCCTACGCCCGCAACCGCACGACCGGCAGCTTCATCCTCGTCGACGAGCAGGCGAACACGACGGTCGGCGCCGGCATGCTCACCGACCCCGGTCTCGCCGGTGGGTAG
- the cysC gene encoding adenylyl-sulfate kinase, with translation MRLVQRPVRTGGTPRPVLLWSRAGDRRTRGARGVSEGYVLWFTGLSGAGKSTVAGLVEAELRRRGAPVESLDGDEVRTSMSKGLGFSREDRDTNVLRIGLVAQLLSRHGVGVITAAISPYADTRAKVRAMTTNFTEVFVDAPLQTCIDRDVKGLYAKALAGEIGDFTGISDPYEPPTDPELHLHTDRERPEESTERVIAYLEQRGWLPAGSAPPAHG, from the coding sequence ATGCGACTAGTGCAGCGCCCGGTGAGAACAGGGGGAACGCCGCGCCCGGTCCTCCTATGGTCTCGAGCAGGGGACCGTCGGACGAGAGGCGCAAGGGGTGTGAGCGAAGGCTACGTGCTGTGGTTCACCGGCCTGTCAGGGGCGGGCAAGTCCACCGTGGCCGGTCTCGTCGAGGCCGAGCTGCGCCGGCGCGGGGCCCCGGTGGAGTCGCTCGACGGCGACGAGGTGCGCACGTCGATGTCCAAGGGCCTCGGCTTCTCGCGGGAGGACCGCGACACGAACGTCCTGCGCATCGGCCTCGTCGCCCAGCTGCTGTCCCGCCACGGCGTCGGGGTGATCACTGCGGCGATCTCGCCGTACGCCGACACCCGCGCCAAGGTCCGGGCGATGACGACGAACTTCACCGAGGTGTTCGTCGACGCTCCCTTGCAGACCTGCATCGACCGTGACGTGAAGGGGCTCTACGCGAAGGCGCTCGCCGGCGAGATCGGCGACTTCACCGGCATCTCCGACCCCTACGAGCCACCGACCGATCCAGAGCTGCACCTCCACACCGACCGGGAGCGCCCCGAAGAGTCGACCGAGCGTGTCATCGCCTACCTCGAGCAGCGAGGCTGGCTCCCCGCCGGCTCCGCTCCTCCGGCCCACGGCTAA
- a CDS encoding class I SAM-dependent methyltransferase, translating into MKASARALAVPVTRGREPVSGLPLPPVLLRAGGAHFRADADFVAGGRRDARRLAELGLLDEGTSLLDLGCGAGRLLIGIAAELGAIRSYRGIDVDQRVIRWSSRHLAPRAPFAAFGALDVRNARYNPSGAALDDRFRLPVADRAVDTVYAYSLFSHMTAGDVGVYLGEIRRVLDAGGSAVFTAFVEDGVPDEAVNPPGYGPLAWRGALHCVRYERGYLGALLDAAGLTVTGFRHGGETDGQSLYVVTPAVPT; encoded by the coding sequence GTGAAGGCTAGCGCGCGAGCGCTCGCCGTGCCGGTCACCCGCGGACGCGAACCCGTCTCGGGGCTGCCGCTGCCGCCGGTGCTGCTGCGCGCCGGCGGCGCGCACTTCCGTGCTGACGCCGACTTCGTGGCAGGCGGCCGGCGCGACGCGCGCAGGCTCGCCGAGCTCGGCCTCCTCGACGAGGGCACGAGCCTGCTCGACCTCGGTTGCGGCGCGGGGCGCCTCCTGATCGGGATCGCCGCCGAGCTCGGGGCGATCCGCTCCTACCGCGGCATCGACGTCGACCAGCGGGTGATCCGCTGGAGCAGCCGCCACCTCGCGCCCCGTGCGCCGTTCGCCGCCTTCGGCGCCCTCGACGTGCGCAACGCGCGCTACAACCCTTCAGGGGCGGCGCTCGACGACCGCTTCCGCCTACCCGTCGCCGACCGCGCCGTCGACACGGTCTACGCCTACTCGCTGTTCTCCCACATGACGGCCGGCGACGTCGGCGTCTACCTCGGGGAGATCCGCCGTGTCCTCGACGCGGGCGGCAGCGCCGTGTTCACCGCCTTCGTGGAGGACGGCGTCCCCGACGAGGCGGTCAACCCGCCCGGCTACGGGCCGCTGGCGTGGCGCGGGGCGCTGCACTGCGTGCGCTACGAGCGGGGCTACCTCGGGGCGCTGCTGGACGCGGCGGGCCTCACGGTCACCGGCTTCCGCCACGGCGGCGAGACCGACGGCCAGTCGCTCTACGTCGTCACGCCGGCCGTGCCGACCTGA
- a CDS encoding S-layer homology domain-containing protein, with product MTATRTAATTLVALALAVLLAVPAAAAPPFGAPRQGPPDRTPGNPVAHCLPDRGGDDTEVPDEDENEVPETDTVTAEVDETYVPEDEGTPSPADSDEQKAAVARCVLASLPDIVGNAHAASIVAVVVRGIANGYADGTYRPQQQVTRGQMATFLARALDLAPAPASGLRDIAGNTHQAAIEAVAAAGIAKGYADGTYRPQQQVTRGQMATFLARALGL from the coding sequence ATGACCGCAACCCGGACCGCCGCGACGACTCTCGTCGCCCTCGCCCTGGCCGTTCTGCTGGCGGTGCCGGCAGCCGCCGCGCCGCCGTTCGGCGCTCCCCGGCAAGGGCCGCCGGATCGCACCCCCGGCAACCCCGTCGCGCACTGCCTGCCCGACCGGGGCGGCGACGACACCGAGGTCCCCGACGAGGACGAGAACGAGGTGCCCGAGACCGACACCGTGACGGCGGAGGTGGACGAGACCTACGTGCCCGAGGACGAGGGGACGCCGTCGCCGGCGGACAGCGACGAGCAGAAGGCCGCGGTCGCCCGCTGCGTCCTTGCGAGCCTGCCCGACATCGTCGGCAACGCCCACGCCGCGTCGATCGTCGCGGTGGTGGTCAGGGGCATCGCCAACGGCTACGCCGACGGCACCTACCGCCCCCAGCAGCAGGTGACCCGTGGCCAGATGGCCACCTTCCTCGCCCGCGCGCTCGACCTCGCCCCCGCACCGGCCAGCGGACTGCGCGACATCGCCGGCAACACCCACCAGGCGGCCATCGAGGCCGTCGCCGCCGCCGGCATCGCCAAGGGCTACGCCGACGGCACCTACCGCCCCCAGCAGCAGGTGACCCGGGGCCAGATGGCCACCTTCCTCGCCCGCGCGCTCGGTCTATAA
- a CDS encoding exopolysaccharide biosynthesis polyprenyl glycosylphosphotransferase yields MRRLLVGLDVGALLMAWAVALVAPRAGQDARTLVAAVLETVGITGMGMALITSQRLYQTRVCAIKVVEHTRLARATLACGVGAWLLGSTTAATVTPLAAAAGTALAFLLLVMLRGGYRAWLRALRCSGQLFRNVVLVGTGPETCRLAQLLHDHPELGFRAAGVVGDDAAARELALDVPYLGGLDRTVTALRESKASGAVVATTCLGLDVLNAVVRQLLAADVHVHLSPGLQGVAHRRLRSQAFAYEPMFYLEQATLGPWEFAAKRVLDVSVAGVALLLALPLLAVAALAIKVHDRGPVIFRQERVGRNGQLFTIYKLRTMVPDAEAMLEPLRARNERHGPLFKLGDDPRVTAVGRVLRKLHVDELPQLLNVLRGTMSLVGPRPALADETELFSDALRARTRILPGMTGLWQVEANDKPEFSAYERLDLFYVENWSIGLDIAILFSTAEVLIVRALSDLREARRRPAAHRPLGLRLSRPGRAPLEGNASKAA; encoded by the coding sequence TTGCGCCGCCTCCTCGTTGGCCTCGATGTCGGCGCGTTACTCATGGCCTGGGCTGTCGCCCTGGTCGCTCCGCGGGCAGGCCAGGACGCGAGGACGCTGGTCGCCGCCGTTCTCGAAACGGTGGGCATCACCGGGATGGGGATGGCGCTCATCACTTCTCAGCGGCTGTATCAGACGCGGGTCTGCGCGATCAAGGTGGTGGAGCACACCCGCCTCGCCCGCGCGACCTTGGCCTGCGGGGTTGGCGCCTGGCTTCTTGGTTCGACGACGGCGGCGACGGTCACACCCCTTGCCGCCGCGGCAGGCACAGCCCTGGCATTCCTTTTGCTTGTCATGCTGAGAGGTGGCTACCGGGCGTGGTTGCGCGCACTCCGCTGCAGCGGCCAGCTCTTCCGGAACGTCGTGCTGGTCGGGACGGGTCCGGAAACCTGCCGGCTGGCCCAGTTGTTGCACGACCACCCGGAGCTTGGCTTTCGCGCCGCCGGGGTCGTCGGGGATGACGCAGCCGCCCGTGAGCTCGCGTTGGACGTGCCCTATCTCGGTGGACTGGACCGGACGGTCACGGCCTTGCGCGAGAGCAAGGCCTCAGGGGCGGTGGTCGCGACGACGTGCCTTGGTCTCGACGTGCTGAACGCCGTCGTTCGCCAGCTTCTGGCCGCCGACGTGCACGTGCACCTGTCGCCGGGCTTGCAGGGGGTGGCTCACCGGCGGCTGCGTTCCCAAGCGTTCGCCTACGAGCCGATGTTCTACCTCGAGCAGGCGACCCTGGGCCCCTGGGAGTTCGCCGCCAAGCGCGTCCTTGACGTATCTGTCGCCGGCGTCGCCCTGCTCTTGGCGTTGCCGTTGCTCGCTGTGGCAGCTCTTGCCATCAAGGTCCACGACCGTGGTCCGGTCATCTTCCGCCAGGAACGGGTGGGCCGAAACGGGCAGCTCTTCACGATCTACAAGTTGCGCACCATGGTCCCGGACGCCGAGGCGATGCTGGAGCCGCTCCGCGCGCGGAACGAGCGCCACGGCCCGCTGTTCAAGCTCGGCGACGACCCTCGAGTCACTGCCGTAGGCCGCGTGCTGAGGAAGCTGCACGTCGACGAGTTGCCGCAACTCCTCAACGTCCTCCGGGGCACGATGAGCCTTGTGGGCCCCCGTCCGGCGTTGGCTGACGAAACGGAGCTGTTCAGCGACGCGCTGCGGGCTCGAACGCGGATCCTGCCGGGGATGACCGGGCTATGGCAGGTGGAGGCGAACGACAAGCCGGAGTTCTCCGCATACGAGCGGCTGGACCTGTTCTACGTGGAAAACTGGTCGATCGGCCTGGACATCGCCATCCTCTTCTCAACGGCCGAGGTCCTTATCGTCCGCGCACTCAGCGACCTGCGCGAGGCTCGGCGACGTCCCGCAGCTCACCGGCCCCTGGGCCTGCGGTTGTCGCGTCCGGGTCGCGCCCCCCTGGAAGGCAACGCGTCTAAAGCCGCTTGA
- a CDS encoding WecB/TagA/CpsF family glycosyltransferase, with protein MGLTSPDKVDVFGVGISVIDYEQACAAVLDAARAHRSLGLSALAVHGLMECVNDPSLAAQVNSLAIVAPDGQPVRWAMNLLHATGLADRVSGPDLVDRVCAESARQGVSVYLYGSTEETARACARALERRHVGLQVAGVQPDRFREATPEEDEEDVRRIHESGAGVVLVGRGCPRQERWVADHQGTVSAAMLAVGAAFDYFAGNLRRAPAWMQRLGLEWLYRLCQEPRRLTRRYLATNSAFLARMGGELARQRLGRGVKRL; from the coding sequence GTGGGACTAACCTCCCCCGACAAGGTCGACGTCTTCGGCGTCGGGATCAGCGTCATCGACTACGAGCAGGCCTGCGCCGCAGTTCTCGACGCGGCCCGCGCACACCGCTCCCTGGGCCTTTCCGCCCTCGCCGTGCACGGGCTCATGGAGTGCGTCAACGACCCGTCGCTGGCCGCGCAGGTCAACTCCCTTGCCATCGTGGCACCCGACGGCCAGCCGGTGCGGTGGGCCATGAACCTGCTGCACGCCACGGGACTGGCCGACCGCGTCAGCGGACCTGACCTCGTCGACCGGGTCTGTGCGGAGTCGGCACGTCAGGGGGTGAGCGTCTACCTCTACGGCAGCACGGAGGAGACGGCCCGGGCTTGTGCGCGGGCGCTGGAGCGCCGGCACGTCGGCTTGCAAGTCGCCGGGGTCCAGCCCGACCGCTTCCGCGAGGCGACGCCGGAAGAAGACGAGGAGGACGTTCGGCGCATCCACGAGTCGGGAGCGGGTGTCGTCCTCGTCGGGCGGGGCTGTCCGCGCCAGGAGCGCTGGGTGGCGGATCATCAGGGCACGGTCAGCGCAGCGATGCTCGCCGTCGGAGCGGCATTCGACTACTTCGCCGGCAACCTGCGGCGGGCACCGGCGTGGATGCAGCGCCTCGGCCTCGAGTGGCTCTACCGCCTGTGCCAGGAGCCCCGGCGGCTGACCCGCCGCTACCTCGCGACGAACTCGGCGTTCCTCGCTCGGATGGGCGGCGAGCTGGCGCGCCAGCGCCTGGGGCGAGGCGTCAAGCGGCTTTAG
- a CDS encoding nucleotidyl transferase AbiEii/AbiGii toxin family protein, with product MSDRLADVLREVAAALNARGVRFALVGGLAVSVRTEPRFTRDVDLAVAAADDRGAEAVVGALAPRYEPVAVLEHEALERLAAVRLARAGQSPAGVVVDLLFASSGVEQEMVETAEPLEVFTGTRLHVARTGHLLALKVLARDDRRPQDEVDLQALLSVAGADDLVLAEEMLQLIVRRGANRGRQLVAEWKDLVRGHGDATAPGDAAGDATDR from the coding sequence GTGAGCGACCGCCTCGCCGACGTCCTTCGCGAGGTCGCGGCCGCCCTCAACGCCCGCGGGGTGAGATTCGCCCTGGTCGGTGGCCTGGCGGTGTCTGTCCGCACGGAACCGCGGTTCACCCGCGACGTCGATCTCGCGGTCGCCGCGGCGGATGACCGCGGTGCCGAGGCGGTCGTCGGCGCGCTCGCACCGCGGTACGAGCCGGTCGCGGTCCTCGAGCACGAAGCGCTCGAGCGCCTGGCCGCCGTGCGGCTCGCTCGTGCGGGTCAGTCCCCGGCAGGCGTGGTTGTTGATCTGCTGTTCGCGTCCTCCGGGGTAGAGCAGGAGATGGTCGAGACGGCGGAGCCGCTGGAGGTCTTCACCGGCACGCGCCTCCACGTGGCTCGAACCGGGCACCTCTTGGCGCTCAAGGTGCTTGCGCGAGACGATCGCCGCCCCCAGGACGAGGTCGACTTGCAAGCCCTCCTCTCCGTGGCCGGTGCCGACGATCTCGTCCTCGCGGAGGAGATGCTCCAGCTCATCGTGCGTCGGGGAGCCAACCGGGGGCGCCAACTCGTCGCGGAGTGGAAGGACCTCGTCCGGGGGCACGGTGACGCAACGGCGCCAGGCGATGCGGCCGGCGACGCGACCGACCGGTGA
- a CDS encoding DUF3152 domain-containing protein, whose product MRRLAAVGVGGLAACVALLAGCAAPGDDPDRVVAAEDRLPEAAGDPLPEAAAGAPAPPDVESIGYRIDARTPPEEAAEFAAVVGAVLTDPRGWARAGLRFVETPDAPYTILLAEGPEVDAACRPYETRGRYSCQNGPVVALNADRWRSATREWPGDLEGYRIMLVNHEVGHLLHLHHPDPQCPGPGLPAPVMAQQSTTLDGCLPNPWPLQWEIDLATQRREPLAPPYDHDPSDHRPSPPPATW is encoded by the coding sequence ATGCGCCGGCTCGCGGCCGTCGGCGTCGGAGGCCTTGCCGCCTGCGTCGCACTGCTCGCCGGCTGCGCTGCGCCTGGCGACGACCCTGACCGTGTCGTGGCCGCCGAGGACCGCCTCCCCGAGGCTGCCGGGGACCCCCTCCCCGAGGCTGCGGCGGGCGCACCCGCGCCCCCCGACGTCGAGTCCATCGGCTATCGCATCGACGCGCGCACGCCGCCGGAGGAGGCCGCGGAGTTCGCGGCGGTCGTCGGGGCGGTGCTGACCGACCCGCGTGGCTGGGCCCGGGCGGGGCTCCGGTTCGTCGAGACGCCCGACGCGCCGTACACGATCCTGCTCGCCGAGGGGCCGGAGGTCGACGCGGCCTGCCGCCCCTACGAGACCCGCGGGCGGTACTCCTGCCAGAACGGACCGGTGGTGGCCCTGAACGCCGACCGCTGGCGGTCCGCGACCCGGGAGTGGCCGGGGGACCTCGAGGGTTACCGCATCATGCTCGTCAACCACGAGGTCGGCCACCTGCTCCACCTCCACCACCCCGACCCGCAGTGCCCCGGGCCGGGTCTTCCCGCGCCGGTGATGGCGCAGCAGAGCACCACCCTCGACGGCTGTCTGCCCAACCCCTGGCCGCTGCAGTGGGAGATCGACCTCGCCACGCAGCGCCGCGAGCCGCTCGCTCCCCCCTACGACCACGATCCGTCCGACCACCGCCCGTCACCGCCGCCGGCGACCTGGTGA